A window of Chelmon rostratus isolate fCheRos1 chromosome 18, fCheRos1.pri, whole genome shotgun sequence genomic DNA:
TCTCAAGTGGCTACAAGGCTTTAGATTTgcagcaacacagacagacagacagacagacagatagatagcACGCACTCAAAAGTATGATGTTCTGTTACATTAAACGAGCTTCCGGAATGCTAGCTAGTTTAATCTGATAACACGTAGCTAGCTAACGCTACCGTTAACGCTAACTACAGATGACCTTAATTGACGCTTATGGTCGACATTAACCAAACTTACTCTGTCTGTCGGTCGGATAAAGAGATTTTACTGGAGGAGGACGCCTTTTTCTTTGGTTGTGCCTTAGACATTGCACCAGTCGTGATAAATCTTCAAGCTAGCAAAGTGGCCAAAGCGGGTCAAGTGACCTGCCAGAGgtgcgtttgttttgttttgtctctgcttttcAAAGTTGACGCGTTGCTAAGTAATGGAGCTTAAACGTGGGCGGGGTCTGGAGCGCCTGCATCACTTGTTACCAGGGTGAGGGGTGGACAGATCTTTTCCATCTATTTACAGAAGGGTACCTACGAGCTACAAAACGCAGCTGAATAACATGAATCAGGCCTTATTGTCCTATATACAGCTCACAAACAtaactaaataataataataataataaatattaaaagcatCTTTCAATAGACAAGATATAGTGCAACCTTTCTCAGACCATCTTGATAAAAGTGTAGCACAAAGATTGCATTTTCCTGAAGGCCATCATATTGGATTGCATTGGTTTGCCTCAAGTCCGTCACCATGTGATGCACATATGGCTCACAGAGCCActtacacagaaacacaggaataCACTCAAGGATGAAAAGCAATACACCAGCATGCTGTCAGGgcttttttctctgaaatgcaTGCTGAAATGCTTTAATGACGTGATGTGGATTTAAGCTTTGGCATCAAATGGGAGTTGCTGTAATGATTGTGCACACAGCCCAACTGGCACGGCTCCACTGCATTCCTGCTCTGGTAGCAGTTAGGTATGTGGAGGAGCAAAGGCTTTAGAGCAGAGAGTCTGATGACTATCACACAGTTTCCTGAGCGGAGTCACATGGCCCCATCCCTGTCACTAATACACACAGTCTGAGTAGtacttttcacacatgcagctgtatCCACAGTCCTCTGTGCTACGAGTTTCTTCAGGGAAACTTATCACTACAGGTATGGTGTTTTCTCAGTTGTTTgccacacatatacacattttgTGAGCCTTTGTGCTAGATAATGCAGAATCTAGACTACAGAGGTTGTGGAAGTGTTAGAATTTTGACCTCACCGGTCAATCCGTCCTTTTCATTAGTTCAATTAATATTCAAGCTTGCTTTCAAATACATTGATGCCACTCGATCATTCCACCATTGCTGCTGCAGTAAGTCTGCTGTAGCGTGGCAATACCAAGAACCTGCAATCACTGGTGCCAGGCATTATGGCCTGTACAGCATGCTAATAAGGCATGTGTTCAAATGAGTGTAATCCCAGCTCACAGGACTTGATCCAACAGGTCTACGTGCTAGTAAAAACCAACAAATTTTCTAATCTGATTTAGTTCTGGAAAATAAACCACAAAATGCTTCCACTGTATTTGAGCCACACACTGTGCTTTAAGTATATGGTGCGATAATGAATGACTTGGAGCATGTCAGGCAACACCGACagtgcttcagtgttttgttataacatatataaatacaatagATTAACACATTTAATCAGTTTGACAGATAAATACATTTGACCACACGGTCTAATCATCAGTAGACAACACAAATCTCTTAAAATGTTTATTCTATTTTGGTCCTGTAGATTTAAAGTATTTTCACACGTAAACTTAATCTCAACtccatgttaaaaaaaaaaatccttcttaCTTCATACGTACACTTTAACAGATCACCGTCCCTATGTACAAGAAGAGTGCAGTACTAtgtcaaattctgtttttatgaaatCTCAACAGTTGTATAACACACATCCCAACAcgttataaaaaaaaacacatcctgtAAATCAGATCTACATTTTCATACCGGTGGAAAGACAAAAATTTCTCAGTGTCTCATATGTACCGTTCTTAGAGTTTTGAGATTGTCCATCTGTGTCCTTGTAAATGTTTGAGTGAACAACGAAAAGCGTTTCCCTCGAACTGACATAAGAAAAACTGTATTAAGGCACATTATTTCCGAGAGAATTTGACACACAATATGACATACGACACAACACTTTGATCGTGTTTAGCTTGTTTGCTTACTTTTTACACAGTAGTCGACAGAGgagctggaaacacaaacatgagtgtGCTGTAAAAAATATTATGTAAAGGGGATTGTTAAGTGAGGAAATACTCCAGTCACACTTGGCTATGAAGCGCCTTGTTTCACAGATAGGAGTGGTTTAGTCCAGGGCTTCTGGGGCTGTctggacaacagcagcagggttCAGTCAGGGCTGGGCTGAGACACAATCGGGGAAATATGCAGGGGGATGATAATTAAAGATCCTgtgctttagaggtgttggacACAGCCTGGCAGAGGCGGAACCAACATCTGCGACAACATCAAGATAAAATTTTCTATTCTGGCCTTGGGACAACAAGAAACTTGGTTGTGCAGGTCAAATGGGCATCAGCGCTGAGGGGAGAAGATCCTGGAGCTCTGAAGACCCCCCAAATATTCCTGTTCCTCCGAGAGGCTGCAGTAGAGGGCTGAGAGCCACGGGCTAGGTGAACGGGTAGGACCCTGCCACAGGGAGGCTGATGGCTCATGTGAATGGACTGTTAGCAGCAGCCCGACTTGCTCTCAGCCGCCACAGTCTCCTGGTCCAGTTTGATCCGGTCTCCGTTGCTCTCCTCATATGGCAAACCTTTGTCGTTAGCCAAGATGTTCTCTACCAGGAAACGCGCCGCCTCATCCACGTTGATGTTGTCctgggaaaaagaaaactgtacGTCAGAGGTGTGATAagacatttattaaaaaaagaaagatgtacACCTTAGTGACACAGTAGGCGGTAGTCCTTATCCCTGTGTCGGCTTGCCCGTCGATGCTTGTAGCAGACTACATTTAGTTGAAGGACTCACAGGCCTTTATGTTACCTTTCAAAGTTCAAAAGTCCACTAAACCCCTTTAAACCAACCAGCCTGTTAAGGCAACAGCTGGGAGACAGCCTCCAGAGAGCCAATCCGAGGCCAGTGGAGACGGGGTAAAAACCGCCACTGCTTTCGTCCTTCACACTGCAGCCAAAAGCTGTCATCCCATGTGTTCAAGAGGTAATGAATATTAATGGCCTTTCTCCAAGCTCGTCAGAAACAGAGATGTTTACAAAGAGGCCTGGGCATCAAACAAATTCAAGTGAATTTTTTTTACCCcgaagtttatttttttttaaaaaaggcttgtATAAGATAAAATTATGAGGTTGCAAAGCTCAAGAGTTACGTTATTAATGAAaatttcttattattttataaaataattacaCATCTGGCAAAAGCAACGCAGCATATAATTCACTGTTAAACTGTGTATCATGATTAACTGGAAGTGCATGTGAATACAATCACATGATTATGAGTCGTGTCtaaataaagcttttttgaTGTCACAATGAGCAGAGGGCGTGCGCCAGTCAGTCAATCACACAAACCTCCTGattagaaacagaaacagaaagaacgTCATTGACGGAATTCCGATCGCAGGTTGTTGCAGGTAGAGTTAAATACCAGCGTGACGGGCGCACAAAACAGCACTTCATTGGActcacagagaggaaatggcCAGAGAGGCTTtccgcacgcacgcacgcacgcacacacttcacATGACGCAGCACGTGACGCAGCTGCAGGGCCGGAGGTTTTTTTTTGGAACGAGTTAATGAAGTTTACTCCGGCTGCCAAAACTCAAAGCACGGAAGCAGAAAAGACGGTTATGCTCCAAAAGTAGAAGTTTCTGAGATTCAAGCACTCGTCAGACAACCAGCTGCATCTTTCAAAGGAGGTAACCCATCACTGAACATGAGCTGGCACATGAAGACAACTGGCAGCCTTTTGTCGGCGTCAGTCTCGGCTCTCACACGGTTACCTGCTGACCAGTCTCATATTAAAGCATCGAGGGTTTACGCTCCATCAGACACGACAAGCTGTGTAACAAAGACTGTGGAAAGCAGGTAGATTTATTCAAGCAATGCGCAGGTTTGAGGTACTCTcatcttttgttgctcctgtcccagcttgtttgaaacgtgctgctgcatcaaattcagaataggtacatatttacaaaaatgaacgaagttgatgaggtgaaacgCTCAATATATTGtcaatatattgtctttgtactgtttttaattgagtatatatatatatatatatataaagaggattagcaaattatcacactGTTTTAGTCACCTTCTTCTCAGCGACAACAGcatataaagcagttaaaattcTAATATATAATTTCAGAATGTAATAATATTGAAAAGGGCCTTTGTGgataattttattttcatactttaattacattttgttgcATTCTTAAGAATTTCCACACAGGacttttcaaagtcaaagtcaaagtcagctttattgtcagttctgcagtatgtacaagacaaacagagaatcgaaatttCGTTACTCTGaacctctgtgacaggacatatattaaaaaaagaaataaattaaaactgtacaatctGAACAATGACACAGAGAATGTAATAtagacttttacttgtattgaAGAATTCCCATAGTGTAGCATTGCTGCTTTCACTTTCGTCATTTACAAAagaagaagtattcagaccATTTACTTTAACAAATggtctgaatacttcttccgTCACCACAGCCCTCACATGTATCGATCATCTCTTAACTGAATGTTTGCTGGCGTGAGCCAAAATGATCTTATTCCAAAAACACCAAACCCAATTCACaactacagacacacaaaagcgTCGTGTAAACACATGAAATCGGTCGCGCTAAACCTGAGATACTGTGGCCACAGTTgaggagaaacacagcagaacattATCTTTCAGAGCCCTGCACGCTCTGACATCAATCAATGTCACATGATACCTTATCACACCAGCCGTCCTACAGATCTTTTCGCTGGTTGGAGAGATTAAACGGCAAAAACagcaggataaaaaaaacaaatttcctgTCACAAAATTCCCGCCGTTTCATTTGTCAAAGTTTCAAAGACTTGAGAAATACTGGTGCACTTCTAGTCTCTTTATCCTTACACTAATCATCTATAAATTCTATATCCGCCATATTTTATACTGAAGTTTGGCTGTGAGGTGTTAATGTGAACAGCTATTGAGTGAGTGCTCAAgtgtttaacaaaaaaaaaaattactacATGCGACTATTTCACAATCGCCACAGTGTAACCAGGGAGATTACGCCATTCAGAAGGGGCCTGGCCTCCCCGCCGGATAACGTCTGAGggcagacttcctgtctgctaGGAGAAGTGAAGAAGCCATTGAGTGAAACTCAAAATATGTGGATATGTGGCCATTTTGTAAGGCCCCATCGCGTCTGATTTGCTCCGAACACAAGTCACGTTCATGCGTAAAATAAGATTTGAAGCCATTACTGGCCGCGTTTGGAGCCGCGACCCGAGGAGCTTTAAAGGGAATGTGTATCTCTGTGATGCAAGATACTTCAGCCAGAATTAATATGAGGCCTAACCTTGGTAATTTCATGCCACAGAAGTCTGGTTTAGAGTGTCgccagaaataaaacacaaagaaacatcagagagaggagaataTTTGAAAGAAGAAGCCTGTTAGGCAGATACAGATAGAAATGTATGTAAAAGCGCATGGATAGATTTTCTGAACGCTGCATGTGTGACTAAGAGCTTCTCCTCTAATGTATTGATCTCTCACCTTAGCCGAGGTTTCAAACCAGCCCAGGAAGCCGGTCTCTTTGCAGAAATTGTCCATTAGGGCTGTGTTGTTGGAGCTCTCTTTCTTCTGGTCACATTTATTGGCGAGCAGCACTGAGGGGATGGGGCTGCCATTAGCCAGCTTCACCTTGCTGTCCAGGTCGTGCTTCCACTTAGACACGGCCTCGAACGTGGAACCCCGCGTCACGTCGAACACCACGAATGCCCCCACGGCCTCTTTGTAGTACACTCGCGTCATGTTCCCAAATCGCTCCTGACCtgagggacaggaagaggatTCAGTGGcgtgtttgcatttttatgaagcAGCTCAAAGCAAGATGAGTAACAGGGTTTGCGGGGGGCATTAAAACATCCGGATTAGATGCAGCCTTTAAGAGCAGATGTGACTAAACATCTGAGCAGGAACACCACATCAGCATCTTAAGGATGAAGGTGCGGAAAGCGGCGAGACGTTTAATGAGGCGTCTTCATCCTCAACTTGTTCCTCCTCTAAATGTGGACAGAGATGGTTCTTATTCGACCTACTTTTCCTCCACAGAGAATGGCTGGAGTAATCTGCCGCAATAATAAGCCCATTCTGTGTAGTCATTCTCTGAGAAAATCTGAGGTGATACTTCACAAAGGCAACACAAGGAGAATTACCAGCAGGGTGTGGGGGTGTCACTATTAGTAGGAAAAAGCCTCTTCTTTAACGCAACTGGGCCGCTTTTAGGATTTGTTTTCCACTTTCCACTTAAATCTACTGATTGTATTCACATCCCACCGACTCCTTAAAGGCTTAATCAGCCAGTGAAGACTTTATTTTGTAGCTTTTAGATGCCGCCACAGAACCGTTACAGCCAGCTCTCAGGTTCAATAACTTACTCAGATTTTCATGGAAATTTCCACATCTTAGTtagaacatttaaaatgaaacctTAAAAAGGAAATAGGTGAGAAACAGTTGCAGGAAGAGCGCTCGAACATGGCTTCACGTCTGCCCGCATCACTTCACCGTAGCACAAGTGTGCACCGAGGCGTACAGCACAGCACCTCATTGTGGGGGAAGTGAATCTGTGATCAGCAGTTCAACTGGCGAAAGGCATCTGTGATGACACTCAGCTGACGTCACACTTGCAGGCATGCCTATCCGATGAAAGGATCGCCTGATTTCCGCCTCGGATCGCTTCCTTTACGTTTGTAATTACGTGAGCCCCTTCTCCGCTTTATCTCCTCATCGTGAAATCTCGCTCTGCTTGTGTGCGGCTCTTATGTTTGCCGCTGGGCCTGGTGAATAGCAACAGAGGCTGGTGGAGCTTCCAGCTTCCGCCACTTGGATGTATTATTTTTGGTTTGTAGTTTTCCTCTGAGACACAACACAACTTGTCCCATAGTGACAGTCAGGCTTCATAATGCAAAAACCCTGTCAACTGCCAGTTTAACATACTAATAAGGACGAGGATGGAGATTAACTTGATTTTTCTTACTGCCAAcatgaaaaggccaaaacaaacaatgcGTTAATCCATCTCTCAATAGTTTCAAACTTCCCAAATTCCAACAAATATATGCTTTCAATTTCAAAGAAGATTAAATAATTTCTAGAACAGCTGGACACTCATCAAACATCACTCAAACGGGAGTGAATCGTGCCTTCATTGGGGATTTTCTGCACCCAAGTTCACTGTAATGAAGAAGACTGTCACAATTATGTGTTTTTAGTACAACAATGTGTAGTCTTTGGCAAAGAGGGGCAAGCTATTCCAGCCAACACAGGAAATACTTGTTAGtggaattaattaattgttgGTTTTGGGATTTGCTGACATTAAGAAAAATCACCAGATTTATCCAATAATAACCTCTGTGGTACCTGTAATAGCTGGTTAGCtcaaaatgaaaccaaaacagGCATACAGGTCCTGTGACTGGGCTCTGGTGACGGTTAGGTGTGTCgtggctgctgcctgcagctACAGGAACTGAGCGCATGCACGAGCAGACTATCGCTGCGATCATAATCTGTGACTAAGACAGGTCTGGGCTGCAAATGCagattgaaaaacaaaatcctcaTTTTTGTGCCAGGAGGTTAATACGGTTAAAATAATATCTACTATACATTCAGACAGGAGTGTTGGACCAGATACaacaaaagcagctttaaatgaaGCATTAGACGGTGGATCGTGGTCGCTCGTACTCTCTTttgatgacagcagtgttttttcttctcataaAAAATAGTTACTAACAAACATGTGCAGTGTTACATAAGCTCCCACATATGGTtcctgtttttcagcttttgtgCACCAATAGTTATACGGTGACTCACCATCCTAAACATGAGCTTAACATAGTTCAAGGTCTGTTAGACTACTGAGGTGTACTCATGTGCACACATAATTGATCAGTTTGgtgcagaaatacacaaaaagcTGACTTTCAAGTCAAAAACATAGATCTCTTTCAGTTTCCTGATGTAAACGCACCTATAACAGCATCCAAAAACCATTTTAAACTTAAATTTAGTTGCTGCCCTTTGCATTGGCTCACAGACTGTGCCTTTAAAGCACCTGCTTGTTTAACTTCTTTTTTACACCCATTTATATCAGGCTTTGATGGATTTAGCACATATTTTTGCTACACTGCTCCAATTTAAGAAAGCCTACAGGGCAAGTGTAATTGTGCAGTGTATTAAGCAGTTACCGGCCAGCACTGGAGttacaaaatagaaaatgaaccATGAAAAGGATTCAGGAACTGTGAGCACAGCTTCACCCAGCATACTTTCACTTTACTGGAGGTACTTACCCAACCACGCAAGGAACTGGAGTGGCGTGGCGCAGTGCGGGTGTGAGCGAGAGAGTGAATACACTGTGGGGCCCACAGGCCTGACGGTAATTGCTCATAATTGAGAGTCTAATTTTAGCTGATGTAACCCCAGGTGAATTCACCAGAGACACGACACTGTGGGATAAAGAGCCGATAGACTGAAATAAGGCTTTCATTTCCAGGCCTTGCAGAGCTCATacatccagcagagaggagTTAGAGGCAAATTACAGAAAGAAGTCACACTCgtcttctttttattctattGCGAGGTCTGACTGAGCCTGACATCATGATGGACTCTGAACAGTATTACAGTATTGACCACCGCAATTATATTCAATGGTACGGCAGAGGATTCTGAAAAAGCTGCTAAGGAACACAGTGTGCAATGTTTTATTCAGCTAAATGAAAGAAACGGCAATGAACGGCGCACAACAAGGACAAATGAGCGAACAGGGGTACAATGGCAGAACGTTTCAGATTTGCCTGCTCACCTTGGACGAGGAATTGGTTGTGCAGTGCAGAGTTGCAAGGCTGCCCAGCATACACTGACTCGTCCAAGAACGCACGTTTATGCAGTCAGGTTCTGAATTCATAAAGAAGCCATGCCGATGGGGGGATGGGGGAGAGTACATCAATCATTATCACCGATTGCCTTTGCACATTTGACTGTTTTAGGCTGTAACGAGTTGTTTGGGGTATTGATAAGATGCTGTGGTTCTGCACAGAAGTCACTAACATTAAATGACAGCAAATCCCATGATGCTTGACCTTTCACGTGACATTACAGTATGTCACAATCATTCTGCTGCATTTACAAAACCAGGTTCTGTAGCTGCAGATCACAATGAGCACATTCTGCAAGGCTCCTGCTCGCTTTGCTGAATAAAAGCTCCAGTTCCTCTCTTTGTTGAATGACCTCACTGTGCATTATGTTGCTGGTGGCTGAAGCATGAAGTTGGTCATATTCTAAATGTTTGTAACTGCCaaaaaatcccattaaaagactgaaagcagcatTGATTTAGCTCGTCTGTGGCACAAGCCCATAAGGTCCCActgaagataaaaaaataaatgctatACTATAATATACTATATACAGTACTAATACTAATATAcaatacacaaatatatactttcttttttttaaaggctaaACTCATCTAGTAAACAGCGGGCTTTGTGGCTTTTAGCAACTGTTACTTTAACAGTAAATAATAAATCTgtctgggactattttcagccacagcactGGTGATTAGCAAAGTAAATGTGGAATTAGCCATGTCTAACATGTCGCCCAGTGGAATGCTGTGTctcattaaatgtgttttaaatatattttggtCAACAGTGgaggtctatggcacagaggaatacaCTTTATCCAGCTTTTGATACACAGGCAATGTCAGCAGGGTcagttttggtcatttcatgtgatttgttAACACTAAATATATAGAATTGGGGCTGCTACCACTTATTCTCTtccattatcgattaatctggcaattattttctccattaatcaaaTGACCCTTCTTGTCTATGTAATGTAATGtctaaaaacagtgaaagaagcCCTGTACAGTAACTTTGCGCAGCCTAAATAatacaaaacccaaagattttcTGTGCAGTATCatgtataaaaatgaaaagcatcaaatctgTTAATCACTGCAGCTCTACATAGAATATTACCAGACTAACTGTGTAATGATACATAACATCCATGTACATGGTAATTCAGTGAAGAAACCTATGTTTTGGttgctctgttttcactgtacaGATTTATTGAGTTAATAATTGCTGTGCCTTTTTTGTGAGTAACGAAGTAATCAGTAAATCTAACTTGTTCTTGTTCTATTATTCTGAGGATGTGTACTTCTGAATGCCTTCATTACAAACCTTTCAAAAG
This region includes:
- the rab32a gene encoding ras-related protein Rab-32a gives rise to the protein MAGGSVSECKEYLFKVLVIGELGVGKTSIIKRYVHQLFSQHYRATIGVDFALKVINWDSKTLVRLQLWDIAGQERFGNMTRVYYKEAVGAFVVFDVTRGSTFEAVSKWKHDLDSKVKLANGSPIPSVLLANKCDQKKESSNNTALMDNFCKETGFLGWFETSAKDNINVDEAARFLVENILANDKGLPYEESNGDRIKLDQETVAAESKSGCC